One window of the Puntigrus tetrazona isolate hp1 chromosome 13, ASM1883169v1, whole genome shotgun sequence genome contains the following:
- the mlh1 gene encoding DNA mismatch repair protein Mlh1 encodes MAGVIRRLDETVVNRIAAGEIIQRPANAIKEMMENCLDAKATNIQITVKEGGLKLILIQDNGTGIRKDDMEIVCERFTTSKLQSFEDLSSIATYGFRGEALASISHVAHVTITTKTADAKCAYRANYCDGKLKAPPKPCAGNQGTLISVEDLFYNVSTRRKALKSPSEEYSRIVEVVSRYAIHNSGKSFSVKKQGEMVADVKTLQNASVLDNIRAVFGVAVSRELIEVECEDQKLAFKMKGYVSNANYSVKKCILILFINHRLVESSALKKAIETVYTAYLPKNTHPFLYLSLEIAPQNIDVNVHPTKHEVHFLHEDSIIESIQKHTESKLLGSNSSRTYFTQTLLPGLSASTSATKASSSSADSQERVYAHQMVRTDSKVQKLDAFLQPSASQSRPDKASSSSTAPQGSAEPDDSELLTALDVLEPCEAEDPQTDSQPPPEEAPPRKRPHVEEVKEDLTAASLPRRRTIKLTSIKELREDIEKQAHKGLQDLLQNHSFVGSVNPQWTLVQHQTKLYLLNSTKLSQELFYQILIYDFGNFGVLRLSNSAPLYDLAMLALDSEESGWTEEDGPKEGLAQYIVDFLKQKAEMLEEYFSLEIDEEGNLTGLPMLLDNYTPAMEGLPMFILRLATEVNWDQEKECFHDFSIECSNFYSVRKQYTLEPDAEEPQDAEMSWQWKVEHVLFKALRTLFSPPKHFSEDGSILQIASLPELYKVFERC; translated from the exons TTTGGACGCAAAGGCCACAAATATCCAGATAACGGTGAAAGAGGGCGGACTGAAGCTCATCCTCATTCAGGACAACGGCACTGGCATCAGG aAAGATGATATGGAAATAGTCTGTGAACGTTTTACAACCAGCAAGCTTCAGTCTTTTGAGGACTTGTCGTCAATCGCAACATATGGATTCAGAGGAGAG GCTCTGGCCAGTATAAGTCACGTAGCCCATGTCACGATCACCACTAAAACAGCCGATGCAAAATGTGCCTACAG GGCCAATTACTGTGATGGGAAGCTGAAAGCTCCTCCCAAACCCTGTGCTGGAAACCAAGGGACTTTAATTTCT GTCGAAGATCTGTTCTATAATGTGTCTACACGACGGAAAGCCCTGAAGAGCCCCAGTGAAGAATATTCCAGAATCGTCGAGGTTGTGAGCAG ATACGCCATTCACAACTCCGGGAAAAGCTTTTCTGTCAAGAAG CAAGGTGAGATGGTCGCGGATGTGAAGACCCTTCAGAACGCCTCTGTGCTGGACAACATTCGTGCTGTGTTTGGTGTAGCTGTTAGCAG GGAGCTGATTGAAGTTGAGTGTGAAGATCAGAaacttgcttttaaaatgaaggGCTACGTCTCCAATGCCAACTACTCTGTCAAGAAATGCATCCTTATCCTCTTCATCAACC ATCGCTTGGTGGAATCTAGTGCCTTGAAGAAAGCAATCGAGACCGTCTACACCGCTTATCTTCCCAAAAACACTCATCCTTTTCTTTATCTTAG TTTAGAGATTGCCCCTCAGAATATTGACGTGAACGTTCACCCCACAAAGCACGAGGTGCACTTCCTGCACGAGGACAGCATCATCGAGAGCATTCAGAAACACACTGAGAGTAAACTGCTCGGCTCGAACTCCTCGCGCACATACTTCACACAG ACTCTGCTTCCAGGACTTTCGGCGTCCACCAGCGCAACAAAAGCCTCTAGTTCTTCAGCAGATTCCCAGGAGCGTGTGTACGCCCATCAGATGGTCCGCACTGACAGCAAAGTCCAGAAGCTGGATGCGTTTCTCCAGCCATCAGCTTCTCAGAGCAGGCCAGATAAAGCCTCCAGCTCTTCCACTGCTCCTCAGGGTTCAGCCGAACCAGACGACTCTGAGCTGCTGACTGCTCTGGACGTTCTGGAGCCGTGTGAAGCAGAAGAtccacagacagacagtcaaCCTCCTCCTGAAGAAGCACCACCAAG GAAAAGGCCTCATGTTGAGGAAGTGAAGGAGGATTTGACGGCCGCCTCTCTGCCCAGGAGACGCACCATTAAACTGACCAGCATAAAGGAGCTCCGGGAAGATATTGAGAAGCAAGCTCACAAAG GTTTGCAGGATCTGCTCCAGAATCACTCATTTGTAGGATCAGTCAACCCTCAGTGGACTCTAGTGCAGCACCAGACCAAACTCTACCTGCTCAATTCAACCAAACTCAG tcaggAGCTGTTTTATCAAATTTTGATTTACGATTTTGGTAACTTTGGGGTTCTTCGATTGTCG AATTCAGCTCCGCTCTATGATTTGGCCATGTTGGCTCTTGATTCGGAGGAGAGTGGGTGGACGGAGGAGGATGGTCCAAAAGAAGGACTGGCACAGTACATCGTGGATTTTCTGAAGCAGAAAGCAGAAATGCTGGAAGAGTATTTTTCTCTAGAAATCGATGAA GAAGGGAACCTGACCGGTCTGCCAATGCTGCTTGATAATTACACTCCTGCTATGGAGGGTCTTCCCATGTTCATTCTGCGTTTAGCCACAGAG GTGAACTGGGATCAAGAGAAAGAATGTTTTCATGACTTCAGCATAGAATGCAGTAATTTCTATTCCGTAAGGAAACAATACACGCTGGAGCCGGATGCTGAAGAGCCACAG GACGCAGAAATGAGCTGGCAGTGGAAAGTGGAACATGTGCTTTTCAAAGCGCTCCGCACTCTCTTCAGTCCTCCAAAGCACTTCAGTGAAGACGGCAGCATTCTGCAGATAGCCAGCCTGCCTGAACTCTACAAAGTCTTTGAAAGATGCTAA